A single genomic interval of Spirosoma linguale DSM 74 harbors:
- a CDS encoding para-aminobenzoate synthase, subunit I (KEGG: pau:PA14_41820 para-aminobenzoate synthase component I~TIGRFAM: para-aminobenzoate synthase, subunit I~PFAM: Chorismate binding-like), with amino-acid sequence MAVYVPIENPLVWRWQALAWAISQEAHSDGFVAFLNNNETTYPNGPFPNRLFVGSKRVVSFSDVAGPDAFRVLEKAHRDEPSFLVGYFGYDLKNQLEALSSRNAPRLELPDVYFVEPEWVIDFTTDNTVVIHGAGNIDQLLKEIASYDSAQVLSTPKRTPVSVQCRVTPAEYQATVRQIKEHIVAGDVYELNYCIEFFAEQAQLNPLTTYQALNERSPMPFSNFIKLGDQYIIGASPERFLKKEASRLVTQPIKGTIRRGKTPDEDARLRNQLINSEKERAENLMIVDLVRNDLARSAVTGSVRVDELFGIYGFRQVYQLISTVSATLRDSVSWADALRQAFPMGSMTGAPKIRAMQLIDELEVSRRGVYSGAVGFVTPEGDFDFSVVIRTLLYDARQQYASFSVGSAITYDADPAQEWEECLLKASAIRQVLES; translated from the coding sequence ATGGCTGTCTATGTGCCGATTGAAAACCCGCTGGTATGGCGTTGGCAGGCCTTAGCCTGGGCTATCAGTCAGGAAGCACATTCGGATGGCTTTGTTGCCTTCCTGAACAACAACGAGACCACTTACCCTAATGGCCCGTTTCCCAACCGACTTTTTGTTGGTTCGAAACGGGTTGTTTCTTTTTCAGATGTAGCTGGCCCGGACGCCTTCCGGGTGTTGGAGAAGGCGCACCGTGATGAGCCGTCATTTTTGGTCGGCTACTTCGGCTATGATCTGAAAAACCAGCTGGAGGCATTGAGCAGCCGTAACGCTCCCCGACTTGAGTTGCCCGATGTTTATTTTGTGGAGCCGGAATGGGTAATTGACTTTACGACAGACAATACCGTCGTTATCCACGGAGCGGGCAACATCGATCAACTGCTCAAAGAGATAGCTTCTTACGACAGCGCTCAGGTATTGAGCACCCCAAAAAGAACGCCCGTTTCCGTTCAGTGCCGCGTTACGCCAGCAGAGTATCAGGCTACCGTTCGCCAAATCAAAGAGCACATTGTAGCAGGGGATGTGTATGAGTTAAATTACTGCATAGAGTTTTTTGCCGAACAGGCTCAACTCAATCCGCTGACAACGTATCAGGCGTTGAATGAGCGGTCGCCAATGCCTTTTTCGAACTTTATCAAGCTGGGTGATCAGTACATTATAGGAGCATCGCCCGAGCGGTTTTTGAAAAAAGAGGCCAGCCGCCTTGTAACCCAGCCCATCAAAGGCACCATCCGGCGTGGAAAAACGCCCGACGAAGATGCTCGTCTGCGCAATCAGCTTATTAATTCAGAAAAGGAACGGGCCGAAAATCTGATGATCGTCGATCTGGTCAGGAACGACCTGGCCCGGAGTGCCGTAACGGGTAGTGTTCGCGTGGATGAACTGTTTGGTATTTATGGCTTTCGGCAAGTGTATCAGCTGATTTCTACCGTTTCTGCCACACTGCGGGATAGCGTTTCGTGGGCCGATGCACTGCGTCAGGCGTTTCCAATGGGCAGTATGACGGGAGCCCCCAAGATTCGGGCCATGCAACTTATTGACGAACTGGAAGTGAGCAGGCGGGGAGTTTACTCAGGCGCGGTAGGTTTTGTAACACCAGAAGGCGATTTTGATTTTAGTGTGGTGATCCGGACATTACTGTACGATGCCCGGCAACAGTATGCTTCTTTTTCGGTTGGTAGCGCCATCACCTACGATGCCGATCCGGCGCAGGAGTGGGAGGAATGTTTACTGAAAGCAAGCGCCATCCGGCAGGTTCTGGAGTCATAA
- a CDS encoding protein of unknown function DUF88 (PFAM: protein of unknown function DUF88; Cold-shock protein DNA-binding~KEGG: dal:Dalk_1950 cold-shock DNA-binding domain protein) translates to MPTASRLTRIGVFYDGNYFLHVSNYYNYSHERRSRISISGLHAFIRRQVAEEEGVNERLCQIVDAHYFRGRLNAHEANQRGNQLFYDRLFDDILMSEGVVTHYLPVKTYQGYRQEKGIDVWLALEAFELAQYKKFDVVVLITSDGDYVPLIRKLNTLGSRIMVLSWDFEFLNEQGEKQVTRTSQDLLEEVSYPVGMHGLIDDRSRRNDMVIQNLFVKQQTRPTFTTVPANGSSYSNGNSFGGLNAADAYDEAYLPADEPNYNLADGLDDSEGRKISTIRSLKTGYGFVNYPPNNLFFHYTSLIDTDFNELQVDDEVEFTVGRNAEGKDIAIDVRLLHP, encoded by the coding sequence ATGCCAACAGCATCCAGATTAACCCGCATCGGGGTATTTTATGACGGAAATTATTTTCTACATGTAAGCAATTATTATAACTATTCTCATGAACGTCGCAGTCGTATAAGTATATCAGGTTTGCACGCCTTTATCCGTCGGCAGGTAGCTGAAGAGGAAGGCGTAAATGAACGTTTATGCCAGATTGTGGACGCCCACTACTTCCGGGGGCGGCTTAATGCTCATGAAGCTAACCAGCGTGGAAATCAGCTGTTTTATGATCGATTGTTCGATGATATCCTGATGTCGGAGGGGGTAGTTACTCATTATTTACCTGTAAAAACGTATCAGGGTTACCGGCAGGAAAAAGGTATTGATGTATGGCTGGCACTCGAAGCTTTTGAATTAGCCCAGTACAAAAAATTTGATGTAGTCGTATTGATTACCTCCGATGGAGACTATGTGCCGCTCATTCGTAAACTCAATACGCTTGGCTCCCGAATTATGGTGCTTAGCTGGGATTTTGAATTCCTCAATGAGCAGGGCGAAAAGCAGGTGACGCGTACCTCCCAGGATTTACTGGAAGAAGTTTCGTATCCGGTTGGTATGCACGGGTTGATTGACGACCGGAGCCGCCGGAATGATATGGTTATTCAAAACCTGTTCGTGAAGCAGCAAACCCGCCCAACGTTTACTACTGTTCCGGCCAATGGCAGCAGTTACAGTAATGGTAATAGCTTCGGCGGACTCAATGCGGCCGATGCCTACGATGAAGCTTACCTGCCAGCCGATGAGCCAAATTATAATTTGGCCGATGGACTCGATGATTCTGAAGGGCGTAAAATCAGCACGATCCGCAGTCTGAAAACAGGCTACGGCTTCGTAAACTACCCGCCGAACAATCTGTTCTTTCATTATACAAGTTTGATTGACACTGATTTTAATGAATTACAGGTAGACGACGAGGTGGAATTTACGGTAGGGCGAAACGCCGAAGGAAAAGATATCGCCATCGACGTTCGTCTGTTGCATCCTTAG
- a CDS encoding histidinol-phosphatase (KEGG: vfi:VF_1015 imidazole glycerol-phosphate dehydratase/histidinol phosphatase~TIGRFAM: histidinol-phosphatase; histidinol- phosphate phosphatase family protein; hydrolase, HAD- superfamily, subfamily IIIA~PFAM: imidazoleglycerol-phosphate dehydratase; Polynucleotide kinase 3 phosphatase central region), translated as MQKIVFIDRDGTLIAEPQPDQQVDSLAKLDFIPKAISAMRKIAEDTTYELVMVTNQDGLGTGSFPEDTFWPAHNKMMSTFAGENVNFAAVHIDRHFPHDNSSTRKPGVGMLTQYFEASYDLTNSFVIGDRLTDVQLAVNLGAKAILFMPPNGLAAVQSADVSGLTEAMKQAIVLQTGDWDEIYEFLRLPARTALVERNTKETQIRVELNLDGRGRADMHTGLGFFDHMLDQVAKHSGADLAIHVNGDLHIDEHHTIEDTALALGEAYRRALGDKRGISRYGFLLPMDEALAQVGIDFSGRPWLVWDAEFKREKIGDMPTEMFYHFFKSFSDTALCNLNIKVEGDNEHHKIEAIFKAFAKAIKMAVRRDINELDNLPSTKGVL; from the coding sequence ATGCAAAAAATAGTATTTATTGACCGCGACGGGACGCTTATTGCCGAGCCACAACCCGATCAACAGGTTGACTCACTCGCCAAACTGGATTTCATTCCAAAAGCTATTTCGGCCATGCGGAAAATTGCCGAAGATACTACGTATGAACTCGTTATGGTCACTAATCAGGATGGACTGGGTACCGGCTCCTTCCCCGAAGATACGTTCTGGCCAGCTCATAACAAAATGATGTCCACATTTGCCGGCGAAAACGTCAACTTTGCGGCTGTGCATATCGACCGTCATTTCCCGCACGATAATTCGTCTACCCGGAAACCCGGCGTTGGTATGTTAACGCAGTATTTCGAGGCTTCGTATGACCTGACCAACAGTTTCGTTATTGGTGACCGGCTAACCGATGTTCAACTGGCTGTAAATCTGGGTGCTAAAGCTATCCTGTTCATGCCCCCCAACGGATTAGCAGCCGTACAATCCGCTGATGTCAGTGGGTTGACCGAAGCCATGAAACAGGCCATTGTACTCCAGACCGGCGACTGGGACGAGATCTACGAATTTTTGCGCCTGCCCGCCCGCACGGCCCTTGTTGAGCGGAATACAAAAGAGACGCAAATCCGCGTGGAGTTAAACCTCGATGGCCGGGGCCGGGCCGATATGCATACCGGGCTTGGCTTTTTCGACCACATGCTCGATCAGGTAGCCAAACATTCGGGTGCCGACCTGGCGATCCATGTCAACGGAGATTTGCACATTGATGAACATCACACGATAGAAGACACGGCCCTGGCGCTCGGTGAAGCCTATCGACGTGCCTTAGGCGATAAACGTGGCATCAGCCGTTATGGGTTCCTGCTGCCAATGGATGAAGCCCTGGCGCAGGTGGGCATTGATTTTTCGGGCCGTCCGTGGCTGGTTTGGGATGCCGAGTTCAAGCGGGAGAAGATCGGCGACATGCCAACCGAGATGTTTTATCATTTCTTTAAATCGTTTTCCGATACAGCACTTTGCAACCTAAACATTAAAGTGGAAGGCGATAATGAACACCATAAAATCGAAGCCATTTTCAAGGCGTTCGCCAAGGCGATAAAAATGGCCGTTCGACGCGACATCAATGAATTAGATAACCTTCCCAGCACGAAGGGCGTTTTATAA
- a CDS encoding phospholipid/glycerol acyltransferase (PFAM: phospholipid/glycerol acyltransferase~SMART: phospholipid/glycerol acyltransferase~KEGG: sbn:Sbal195_0124 phospholipid/glycerol acyltransferase), protein MLSALTRWLFKVWGWRVTGPIPTVPKAIWVVAPHSTNWDFLVGLGIRPTIHIWIQYLAKSSLFTWYSGWLFRALGGKPVYRDKSRNLVDATVNVFNQNERLHICIAPEGTRSNVDKLKTGFYYIALNANVPLILVGFDWPRRLAIFSEPLYVTGDYEKDMLPFYEFFSQVHGVKKDWLTRWEKTGVIA, encoded by the coding sequence ATGCTCAGTGCCCTTACCCGTTGGTTGTTTAAAGTATGGGGCTGGCGGGTAACAGGTCCCATCCCAACTGTGCCGAAAGCCATTTGGGTAGTAGCCCCACATAGTACCAACTGGGACTTTCTGGTTGGTCTTGGCATTCGCCCTACCATTCATATCTGGATTCAGTACCTCGCTAAAAGTTCGTTATTCACCTGGTACTCAGGCTGGTTATTCAGAGCGTTGGGGGGTAAACCTGTGTATCGCGATAAGTCGCGCAATCTGGTCGATGCAACCGTGAACGTCTTCAATCAAAACGAGCGTCTTCATATATGCATTGCGCCGGAAGGCACACGCAGTAATGTCGACAAGCTGAAAACAGGCTTTTATTACATCGCCCTCAATGCGAATGTTCCCCTTATTCTAGTTGGCTTCGATTGGCCCCGCCGACTGGCTATTTTCAGTGAGCCTCTCTACGTTACGGGCGATTACGAAAAAGACATGCTCCCTTTCTACGAGTTTTTCTCCCAGGTTCATGGCGTGAAGAAAGACTGGTTGACGCGCTGGGAAAAAACAGGGGTGATTGCGTAA
- a CDS encoding Nitrilase/cyanide hydratase and apolipoprotein N- acyltransferase (PFAM: Nitrilase/cyanide hydratase and apolipoprotein N-acyltransferase~KEGG: pmr:PMI3116 carbon-nitrogen hydrolase), protein MQNLKVATAQFENASGDKAYNLGIIDTLSARAAQRGAQVIAFHECSITGYTFARHLSREQLLEVAERIPDGHSIQQLIQIARKNDIVILAGLFEKDEQDQLFKAYVCVDKNGLVAKYRKLHPFINPHLLPGNEYVVFDLYGWKCGILICYDNNVIENVRATALLGADIIFMPHVTMLTPSTRPGAGFADPALWHNRHNDPTSVRLEFDGMKGRAWLMKWLPARAYDNGIYAVFANPIGMDDDQLKNGCSMILDPFGDILAECRELGNDIAMATLTPEKLEQAGGYRYRKARRPDLYRDIISQEHKPEQKVVWLHTDDQSPT, encoded by the coding sequence ATGCAAAATCTTAAAGTAGCAACCGCCCAGTTTGAGAATGCCAGTGGCGATAAAGCCTATAATCTTGGCATTATTGACACGCTCTCGGCCAGAGCAGCTCAGCGGGGCGCTCAGGTCATTGCTTTTCACGAATGCTCCATTACCGGCTATACATTTGCCCGGCATTTATCCAGGGAGCAATTGCTGGAAGTTGCCGAGCGGATACCCGATGGTCACAGCATTCAGCAACTTATTCAGATTGCCCGAAAAAATGACATCGTCATTCTGGCGGGACTATTTGAAAAAGATGAGCAGGACCAGCTTTTCAAAGCGTATGTATGCGTCGATAAAAACGGGCTGGTCGCTAAATACCGAAAGCTACACCCGTTTATCAACCCTCATCTGCTACCCGGCAACGAATATGTCGTCTTTGATCTTTACGGATGGAAATGCGGCATATTGATCTGCTACGATAACAACGTCATCGAAAATGTGCGGGCAACGGCTTTGCTCGGAGCCGACATTATTTTCATGCCGCACGTCACGATGTTAACGCCCTCCACCAGACCGGGTGCTGGTTTCGCCGATCCTGCTTTATGGCACAACCGGCACAACGACCCAACGTCGGTACGACTTGAATTCGATGGTATGAAAGGGCGAGCCTGGCTCATGAAATGGCTTCCGGCACGAGCTTATGACAATGGCATTTATGCCGTTTTTGCCAACCCCATCGGCATGGACGACGATCAGCTGAAAAACGGCTGCTCTATGATTCTCGACCCCTTTGGCGATATACTGGCCGAATGTCGTGAGTTGGGTAACGATATTGCCATGGCGACCCTTACCCCCGAAAAGCTGGAGCAAGCGGGCGGCTACCGATACCGGAAAGCCCGGCGGCCAGACCTATACCGCGATATCATCAGCCAGGAGCACAAACCCGAGCAAAAAGTTGTGTGGCTACACACCGACGACCAATCGCCAACCTAG
- a CDS encoding lipid-A-disaccharide synthase (KEGG: gme:Gmet_2350 lipid-A-disaccharide synthase~TIGRFAM: lipid-A-disaccharide synthase~PFAM: glycosyl transferase family 19): protein MNYYLIAGERSGDLHGANLIKAIRQYDSGSTGSEPVFRAYGGEQMEAAGAVLVRHYREMAFMGFLEVVKNLGTIRRIMHECQADLLANRPDVLILIDYAGFNLRMARFAKKHGIRVFYYISPKVWAWNQRRALKIKATVDKLFTILPFETEFFAKYDYKVEYVGNPLLDALADFHPNPAFRKENGIQDRPVIALLPGSRHQEITSILPAMLEATRQFPGYQFVLGTVSNLPDSLYKGMLTNFPHVVCVSDAAYDLLHIATAALVTSGTATLETALLNIPQVVCYKTTGISYAIAKNLIAVPFISLVNLIADQEVVKELIQNDLTPERIMVELRRILPGEVGRDAQLAGYAEVQQKMGGPGASQRAGQLMVAELTKDR from the coding sequence ATGAATTACTACCTCATTGCCGGTGAACGCTCGGGCGATTTGCACGGTGCTAATCTTATCAAGGCTATTCGTCAGTACGATAGCGGCTCCACCGGGTCTGAACCTGTTTTTCGGGCGTATGGCGGTGAGCAGATGGAAGCCGCCGGTGCGGTTCTGGTGCGTCATTACCGCGAAATGGCCTTTATGGGGTTTCTGGAGGTTGTAAAAAATCTGGGTACCATTCGCCGGATCATGCACGAGTGCCAGGCTGATCTGCTGGCCAATCGTCCCGATGTCCTGATTTTGATCGATTATGCCGGGTTTAATCTACGCATGGCCCGGTTTGCCAAAAAGCACGGTATTCGGGTATTTTATTATATATCACCCAAAGTCTGGGCCTGGAATCAGCGACGGGCTCTCAAAATAAAGGCGACGGTCGACAAGCTGTTTACCATTCTGCCGTTTGAAACGGAATTCTTCGCTAAGTATGATTACAAAGTCGAGTATGTAGGTAACCCGCTCCTCGACGCCCTCGCCGACTTTCACCCTAATCCGGCATTTCGTAAAGAAAACGGGATACAGGACCGGCCTGTTATTGCTTTACTACCGGGAAGCCGCCATCAGGAAATTACGTCTATTCTGCCCGCTATGCTGGAAGCAACCCGGCAGTTTCCGGGCTATCAGTTTGTGCTGGGTACGGTAAGTAACTTGCCGGATAGTCTGTACAAGGGCATGCTGACTAATTTTCCGCACGTGGTTTGTGTGAGCGACGCTGCTTATGATTTGCTGCATATCGCAACAGCTGCGCTTGTTACGTCGGGCACCGCCACCCTCGAAACGGCCCTGCTGAACATACCCCAGGTGGTTTGTTACAAAACAACGGGGATAAGCTATGCCATCGCCAAAAATTTGATTGCTGTTCCCTTTATTTCGCTCGTAAACCTGATTGCCGATCAGGAAGTCGTTAAGGAGTTGATTCAAAACGACCTGACGCCCGAACGCATTATGGTTGAACTTCGTCGTATTTTACCCGGCGAAGTCGGGCGCGATGCACAGCTGGCGGGCTATGCCGAGGTGCAGCAAAAGATGGGCGGTCCCGGTGCATCGCAGCGGGCTGGGCAGCTCATGGTAGCTGAATTGACCAAAGACAGGTGA
- a CDS encoding 6-pyruvoyl tetrahydropterin synthase and hypothetical protein (PFAM: 6-pyruvoyl tetrahydropterin synthase and hypothetical protein~KEGG: Pts; 6-pyruvoyl-tetrahydropterin synthase; K01737 6-pyruvoyl tetrahydrobiopterin synthase) codes for MVYINRIEHFNAAHRLYNPAWSEERNKEVFGPCANINWHGHNFELIVTVKGEPDPNTGFVIDLKVLGDIIRREVIEKVDHKNLNLDVDFMQGKMASCEIFIMEIWKILERALEPVTDAHLHQLRLYETPKNFVDYFGE; via the coding sequence ATGGTATACATTAACAGAATTGAGCATTTTAACGCGGCTCACCGGCTCTATAATCCAGCCTGGTCAGAAGAGCGTAACAAGGAAGTATTTGGGCCCTGCGCAAACATTAACTGGCATGGGCACAATTTTGAATTGATCGTGACGGTAAAAGGGGAACCTGATCCCAACACCGGATTTGTCATTGATTTGAAAGTGCTGGGTGATATTATCCGCCGGGAAGTGATCGAAAAAGTAGATCATAAAAACCTGAATCTCGACGTGGATTTCATGCAGGGCAAAATGGCCAGCTGCGAAATCTTCATCATGGAGATCTGGAAAATTCTCGAACGAGCGCTCGAACCCGTCACCGATGCACATCTGCACCAGCTTCGGCTCTACGAAACCCCGAAAAATTTTGTGGATTATTTTGGGGAGTGA
- a CDS encoding ADP-L-glycero-D-manno-heptose-6-epimerase (TIGRFAM: ADP-L-glycero-D-manno-heptose-6-epimerase~PFAM: NAD-dependent epimerase/dehydratase~KEGG: mfa:Mfla_0771 ADP-glyceromanno-heptose 6- epimerase precursor) — MIIVTGAAGFIGSCLISKLNQENFNFIIAVDDFSYPDKEANLTGKRIQERVDREDFFDWLDQNYHEVEFLFHIGARTDTTEFDRQIFEHLNVEYSKQIWNRCIQYQIPLVYASSAATYGLGELGYDDNESLIPQLKPLNPYGDSKNEFDIWALEQERKPFFWAGLKFFNVYGPNEYHKGRMASVIFHTFKQIEASGSMKLFRSHNPDYADGEQMRDFVYVKDVVEVCSFLMHHRRNSGIYNLGSGKARTFLDLAKNTFHALDLEPNISFVDTPADIRDKYQYFTQANMAKLRSIGYDRPFSSLEDGISDYVKNYLSKGDYM; from the coding sequence ATGATTATTGTTACGGGAGCCGCCGGTTTTATTGGAAGCTGTTTGATCAGCAAGCTTAATCAGGAAAATTTCAATTTCATCATTGCTGTTGATGATTTTTCATATCCTGATAAAGAAGCCAACTTAACGGGAAAGCGGATTCAGGAACGAGTGGATCGGGAAGATTTTTTTGACTGGCTCGACCAGAATTACCACGAAGTAGAGTTTCTGTTCCACATCGGCGCCCGGACCGATACAACGGAGTTTGATCGCCAGATATTTGAGCATTTGAATGTCGAATACTCCAAGCAAATCTGGAATCGCTGTATTCAATATCAAATACCACTCGTTTACGCTTCATCGGCCGCTACTTATGGCCTGGGCGAATTAGGCTACGACGACAACGAATCCCTGATCCCGCAGTTGAAGCCGTTAAATCCGTATGGAGACTCCAAAAATGAGTTCGACATCTGGGCTCTGGAACAGGAACGCAAACCATTTTTCTGGGCTGGCCTGAAATTCTTCAATGTCTACGGCCCCAACGAATACCACAAAGGCCGGATGGCCTCCGTGATTTTTCACACCTTTAAGCAAATCGAAGCCTCTGGCAGCATGAAGCTGTTCCGCTCGCACAACCCCGACTATGCGGATGGCGAACAGATGCGTGACTTTGTGTATGTAAAAGACGTAGTGGAGGTATGCTCGTTTTTAATGCACCACCGACGCAATTCGGGTATCTACAACCTCGGCAGCGGCAAGGCGCGAACCTTCCTCGACTTAGCCAAAAATACATTCCACGCGCTCGATCTGGAGCCCAACATCAGTTTTGTTGATACCCCCGCCGACATTCGGGATAAATACCAGTACTTCACGCAGGCCAACATGGCCAAACTTCGCTCCATTGGATACGACCGCCCTTTCTCATCGCTCGAAGACGGCATCTCCGACTATGTAAAAAACTACCTGAGCAAAGGCGACTATATGTAG
- a CDS encoding protein of unknown function DUF486 (PFAM: protein of unknown function DUF486~KEGG: cha:CHAB381_1230 transmembrane signal peptide protein), whose product MKGLYCVLLLALSNIFMTLAWYGHLQLKQYPMLAKLSLFGIIMLSWGLAFFEYIFQVPANRIGSEETGGPFTLFQLKTIQEAVSLTVFTLITVYAFKTDKLAWNHLVGFVFIVIAVFFIFKKW is encoded by the coding sequence ATGAAAGGACTTTATTGCGTATTATTATTGGCTTTATCAAACATCTTTATGACGCTGGCCTGGTATGGCCATTTACAACTGAAACAATACCCGATGCTGGCGAAACTATCGCTCTTCGGCATTATTATGCTAAGTTGGGGGCTGGCATTCTTTGAGTACATTTTTCAGGTACCCGCCAACCGCATAGGCTCAGAAGAAACAGGAGGCCCATTTACGCTTTTTCAGCTAAAGACTATTCAGGAAGCCGTATCGCTTACGGTCTTTACGCTCATCACAGTTTACGCGTTCAAGACCGATAAACTAGCCTGGAACCACCTCGTCGGCTTTGTCTTTATCGTCATCGCTGTGTTTTTTATCTTTAAGAAATGGTAG
- a CDS encoding histidine kinase (PFAM: histidine kinase HAMP region domain protein; ATP-binding region ATPase domain protein; histidine kinase A domain protein~SMART: ATP-binding region ATPase domain protein; histidine kinase A domain protein; histidine kinase HAMP region domain protein~KEGG: gbm:Gbem_2673 heavy metal sensor signal transduction histidine kinase), with translation MSLRSRIVLAVTAVFAIVSLFTGWLMLDHAEKSLRIAFDRTTQTRADWLLSQISTDPVVLPLPTDRERMQVLYQAYGQTRELFKSPGFPNKPVSTHRRRHAGERPYSYRAITSQVNTEQAPDGRIVLTLAVPDINLQQDITRLRLVFGIGWLLSLGLAFIGGYGVAGWLLRPIQSIVDQANTISNATDSSRIALPKTKDELYQLTDTLNRMLGRIRENIDLQRNFFGAAAHELRTPLTIMKTGLEVTLDNERVDESLKPFLAGQLDEVSRLSRLLDEFLTLSRPEDTAQTLRLSEVNIPQLVKKCLNQLVILAAEYDVDTTVEFGEPTAETYLTDAVKLEHVLLNLIENAIKYAVSGTYIHVSVAYEYGWIIRVQNQTVRVGGPTLDLVQPYFQADPLKEGHGLGLWISHRLTMLLGGKLRLEWQSFTFTSELSLPVTINQHSFS, from the coding sequence ATGAGCCTGCGCAGCCGCATCGTGCTGGCTGTTACTGCCGTATTTGCGATTGTAAGCCTGTTTACCGGCTGGCTGATGCTCGATCATGCCGAAAAAAGCCTGCGCATAGCGTTTGACCGCACAACCCAAACGCGGGCCGACTGGTTACTCTCGCAAATCAGTACAGACCCGGTCGTGCTGCCCCTTCCTACCGATCGGGAGCGGATGCAGGTGTTGTATCAGGCGTATGGACAAACCCGCGAGCTCTTCAAAAGTCCCGGTTTCCCGAACAAACCCGTTTCCACTCATCGGCGTCGTCATGCAGGGGAGCGTCCGTATTCCTATCGGGCCATAACCAGTCAGGTTAATACTGAACAGGCCCCCGACGGGCGTATTGTTCTCACGCTGGCAGTGCCGGACATCAATCTACAGCAGGACATAACCCGTCTTCGGCTAGTGTTTGGCATTGGCTGGCTGCTAAGTCTGGGATTAGCTTTTATTGGTGGCTATGGCGTGGCTGGCTGGCTGCTACGCCCCATTCAGTCGATCGTTGATCAGGCCAATACCATCAGTAATGCTACGGATAGCAGTCGGATTGCGCTGCCGAAAACCAAAGACGAGCTATACCAACTGACCGATACGCTGAACCGTATGTTGGGTCGGATTAGGGAAAATATTGACTTGCAGCGTAACTTTTTCGGGGCGGCTGCACATGAACTGCGCACACCCCTTACGATCATGAAAACGGGGCTTGAGGTCACGCTGGACAATGAACGGGTCGACGAATCGCTGAAGCCTTTTCTGGCAGGTCAGCTGGACGAGGTGAGCCGGTTGTCGCGGTTGCTGGATGAGTTTTTAACCCTGAGCCGTCCCGAAGATACCGCACAGACACTCAGATTAAGCGAAGTGAACATCCCGCAGCTGGTTAAAAAATGCTTAAATCAGCTGGTGATTTTAGCGGCCGAATACGACGTAGACACAACGGTTGAGTTTGGAGAGCCAACAGCCGAAACCTACCTGACGGATGCGGTGAAGCTCGAACATGTGCTGCTGAACCTTATAGAGAATGCGATAAAGTACGCAGTATCTGGTACTTACATCCACGTTAGCGTAGCGTATGAATATGGCTGGATAATTCGCGTTCAGAATCAGACGGTTCGTGTGGGTGGGCCTACTCTCGATTTGGTGCAACCTTATTTTCAAGCTGATCCGCTTAAAGAGGGCCATGGCTTGGGGTTGTGGATAAGCCACCGCTTAACAATGTTGCTGGGCGGGAAGTTACGTCTTGAGTGGCAGTCCTTTACATTTACCAGTGAGCTTAGCCTGCCTGTTACCATAAACCAGCATTCATTCTCATAA